Proteins co-encoded in one Desulfallas thermosapovorans DSM 6562 genomic window:
- a CDS encoding methylenetetrahydrofolate reductase C-terminal domain-containing protein: MIVAQQKPVEDIAQMIADCKKVLFVGCAGCVTVCLAGGEKETEVLASAMRIKRNLENNPLEATTFTCTRQCDPEYIVPLDNLVKDVDAIVSLACGVGVQYLAERFKDKWVVPALDTKFIGGSVTHGNWEEKCGLCGDCILHRTGGICPIIRCSKSILNGPCGGSQYGKCEVSKDVDCAWQLIYDRMKALGKLDKLMEFQPPKDWSKSRDGGPRKAIREDVMID, encoded by the coding sequence CAAAAAAGTGTTATTCGTTGGCTGTGCCGGCTGCGTGACGGTTTGCCTGGCCGGTGGCGAGAAGGAAACCGAAGTGCTGGCCTCGGCCATGCGCATTAAACGCAACCTGGAGAACAACCCCCTGGAAGCTACCACTTTTACCTGCACCAGGCAGTGCGACCCCGAGTACATCGTACCCCTGGATAACCTGGTGAAGGATGTGGACGCCATTGTATCCCTGGCCTGCGGCGTGGGCGTACAGTACCTGGCCGAGCGGTTTAAGGATAAGTGGGTGGTGCCCGCCCTTGATACCAAGTTCATCGGCGGCTCAGTAACCCACGGCAACTGGGAGGAAAAGTGCGGATTGTGCGGTGACTGCATACTACACCGCACCGGCGGTATCTGCCCCATTATCCGCTGTTCCAAGAGCATTTTAAACGGGCCATGCGGTGGCTCACAATACGGCAAATGCGAAGTGAGCAAAGACGTGGACTGCGCCTGGCAGCTGATTTACGACCGCATGAAAGCGCTGGGCAAGCTTGACAAACTAATGGAATTCCAGCCGCCCAAAGACTGGTCCAAATCACGAGACGGCGGGCCGCGTAAGGCCATCAGGGAGGATGTGATGATCGATTGA
- a CDS encoding methylenetetrahydrofolate reductase: MKNLSKLQQILDSGQFAVTAEIGPPKHSSAEGIRHHAEMMRDYVDATNITDNQTAIVRLSSIAAGVHVLNCGIEPIVQMTCRDRNRIAMQSDLMGAYSLGMRNVLCLSGDHQKFGNHPTSKNVYDIDSMQLIYYLRRMRDEKLFFSGEEIKEHEPRFFIGAVANPFADPFEFRVDRLEKKVEAGAQFIQTQCIFDMERFERFMEMVRERGIDERVHILAGVTPMKSWRAAKYIQNNVSGMIVPDELVERLKNAEDPKREGVDICIEQIKYIKENVRGVHGVHVMAIAWEEVVPEIVERSGLYPRPKVG; this comes from the coding sequence TTGAAGAATCTAAGTAAACTTCAACAAATACTGGACAGCGGTCAATTTGCGGTAACCGCGGAAATAGGGCCGCCCAAGCATTCTTCCGCCGAAGGTATTCGCCATCACGCCGAAATGATGCGCGATTACGTGGACGCCACCAACATAACCGATAACCAGACAGCCATTGTGCGGTTATCCAGTATAGCGGCCGGTGTTCACGTGTTGAACTGTGGCATAGAGCCCATCGTGCAGATGACCTGCCGGGACCGTAACCGCATTGCCATGCAGTCCGATTTGATGGGCGCCTACAGCCTGGGTATGCGCAACGTACTCTGTCTTTCCGGCGACCACCAGAAATTCGGCAACCATCCCACGAGTAAAAACGTGTACGATATAGACTCCATGCAGCTCATTTATTACCTGCGCCGCATGCGGGACGAAAAACTGTTTTTCTCGGGCGAAGAGATTAAAGAGCACGAGCCCCGTTTCTTCATCGGGGCAGTGGCTAACCCCTTTGCCGACCCCTTTGAATTCCGGGTGGATCGCCTGGAGAAAAAGGTAGAGGCGGGCGCACAGTTCATCCAAACCCAGTGCATATTTGATATGGAACGTTTTGAACGGTTCATGGAAATGGTACGGGAACGTGGCATTGATGAGAGGGTACACATTCTGGCCGGTGTAACCCCCATGAAGAGCTGGCGGGCGGCCAAGTATATCCAAAATAACGTCAGCGGTATGATTGTACCGGACGAACTGGTGGAACGCCTGAAAAATGCCGAGGACCCCAAACGCGAAGGCGTGGACATTTGCATCGAGCAAATTAAATATATCAAAGAAAATGTTAGAGGCGTACACGGCGTGCACGTAATGGCCATTGCCTGGGAAGAGGTTGTACCCGAAATTGTAGAAAGATCCGGGCTGTACCCCAGGCCTAAGGTCGGTTAA
- a CDS encoding DnaD domain-containing protein, translating into MVPTSTGSTVKEYKKGNITAAFGVDLFIHGSTAIPNLLLRLYKHMGITDTEMMLLIQLFRLFNEENNYLPSTDVLIDQLSGDEEQVNRDLENLINNGMLKITEFYDSQREIFIKGYDFEPLFEKLSEIWACARVKQNEAIKKISDNKSRKTVNLYKSFENEFGRFLSPMEIEQIDTWTQKMPPQMVLEALRRAVLLGKHNFKYIDSILLEWEKNNLNSLEKLEDYDRLFKMKHVENKRKTGFNKANNNQKNEDEKKNIIQSLYMS; encoded by the coding sequence ATGGTCCCAACAAGCACAGGCAGCACTGTTAAAGAATACAAAAAAGGTAACATCACCGCCGCCTTCGGCGTAGACCTTTTTATTCATGGCTCAACAGCCATCCCCAATTTACTTTTAAGACTGTATAAACACATGGGCATTACGGATACTGAAATGATGTTACTTATTCAGCTGTTCAGGTTATTTAACGAAGAAAATAACTACTTGCCCAGTACGGATGTACTTATTGATCAACTATCAGGGGATGAAGAACAAGTAAACCGGGACCTGGAAAATTTAATCAATAACGGCATGCTTAAAATAACCGAGTTCTACGACTCCCAAAGGGAAATTTTTATTAAGGGCTATGATTTTGAGCCTTTGTTTGAAAAACTTTCGGAAATATGGGCCTGCGCCAGAGTTAAGCAGAATGAGGCTATTAAGAAAATATCTGATAATAAATCAAGAAAGACCGTTAACTTATATAAAAGTTTTGAAAATGAATTTGGCCGGTTCCTATCACCTATGGAAATAGAACAAATAGATACCTGGACGCAAAAGATGCCCCCTCAAATGGTACTGGAGGCACTGCGCCGGGCTGTACTGTTGGGCAAGCATAATTTTAAGTATATAGACAGTATTTTGTTGGAATGGGAAAAAAACAATTTAAACAGCCTGGAAAAACTGGAAGACTATGACCGGCTGTTTAAGATGAAACACGTGGAAAACAAAAGAAAAACAGGCTTTAACAAGGCTAATAACAACCAAAAAAATGAAGATGAAAAAAAGAACATAATTCAGTCACTTTATATGAGTTAA
- a CDS encoding ATP-binding protein, translated as MVYLCSKCADRGLVIRDGVAEPCSCVKQRIINNKIRVARIPPGLSGFTFNHFKLDFYSGTHIDPVKNISYRDSASVTLKAARDFTRSYMNNPHTRGLLLTGPVGSGKTFLACCIANTLLAHGKTLLFIVVPDLLDQIRATYDAKNHTNVTELELLDTAREVPLLILDDLGAHTYTDWTRNKIYNIINHRLNYLLPTVITTNINLEDLEQFLGERTTSRIFQMCRPYRLLVDVDIRVQMVKKGR; from the coding sequence TTGGTTTACTTATGTAGTAAATGTGCGGACCGGGGGCTTGTGATTCGTGATGGCGTTGCCGAACCCTGTAGCTGTGTGAAACAACGAATCATTAATAATAAAATAAGGGTAGCACGAATACCGCCCGGGCTAAGTGGTTTTACATTTAACCATTTTAAATTGGACTTTTACTCCGGTACTCACATTGATCCGGTAAAGAATATTTCCTATCGCGATTCAGCTTCGGTCACCCTAAAGGCAGCTAGGGATTTTACCCGCAGTTACATGAATAATCCTCATACCCGTGGTTTACTGCTAACCGGCCCGGTGGGCAGCGGCAAAACTTTTCTAGCTTGCTGCATTGCCAATACGCTTTTGGCCCACGGCAAAACCTTACTTTTTATTGTAGTACCGGATTTACTTGATCAAATCAGGGCCACCTATGATGCTAAAAATCACACCAATGTTACTGAATTGGAACTGCTGGATACCGCCCGGGAAGTGCCTCTCCTAATACTGGATGACCTGGGTGCCCATACCTATACCGACTGGACGCGTAATAAAATTTACAACATTATTAACCACCGGCTTAATTATCTGCTGCCCACGGTTATCACGACCAATATTAATCTGGAAGATTTGGAACAATTCTTGGGCGAAAGGACAACCTCACGTATCTTCCAAATGTGCCGTCCCTATCGCCTGCTGGTAGATGTGGACATACGGGTGCAAATGGTTAAAAAGGGTAGGTAG
- the cbiD gene encoding cobalt-precorrin-5B (C(1))-methyltransferase CbiD, which translates to MTGNHELKTGISTGTCAAAAAKAAATALFQNQFPAQLTVTNPEGKKIPVSINRYISIPDGQGAVVIKDGGDDPDVTHGMEIIVTIKRAKDGIIKILGGEGVGTVTKPGLQVTVGQSAINPVPRWMIKTALAEVLPPHAGCIVTISVPGGEKVARRTLNPRLGIVGGISILGTTGIVRPMSEEAFKNSLLPLIDMAVAHGYTQVVLTPGRMGARWATNRGFPEKAVVEMSNFVGFMLGACVARGIKKVLLWGHHGKLVKVAAGIFHTHSKVADARQETLAALAALLGAGSDITAQILDCTTTEAIVDILNRENLTRVLDLVAQRASARATAHSKGKLVVGTALLNMRGEVLAYDRPALDIGRELGWQV; encoded by the coding sequence ATGACAGGTAATCATGAGCTCAAAACAGGTATTAGCACCGGAACCTGTGCCGCCGCAGCGGCTAAAGCCGCGGCAACAGCCCTTTTTCAAAATCAATTTCCTGCACAATTAACAGTAACCAACCCGGAAGGGAAAAAAATTCCGGTTAGCATAAACCGGTACATAAGTATACCGGACGGACAGGGTGCCGTGGTCATTAAAGATGGAGGAGACGACCCCGATGTCACCCACGGCATGGAAATTATCGTTACCATTAAGCGGGCAAAGGACGGTATTATCAAAATACTGGGCGGGGAAGGAGTTGGCACTGTAACCAAGCCAGGCCTGCAGGTCACCGTGGGCCAAAGTGCCATCAATCCCGTACCCCGGTGGATGATCAAAACAGCCCTGGCCGAAGTGCTTCCTCCCCACGCAGGGTGCATAGTCACAATAAGCGTACCGGGCGGTGAGAAAGTTGCCCGGCGCACCCTCAACCCAAGGTTGGGCATTGTGGGCGGCATTTCTATTTTAGGTACCACCGGCATCGTACGCCCCATGTCCGAAGAAGCCTTTAAGAATTCCCTGTTGCCTCTGATCGATATGGCTGTTGCTCACGGTTATACCCAGGTGGTCCTCACTCCGGGGCGTATGGGAGCCAGATGGGCCACAAACCGGGGATTTCCGGAGAAGGCAGTGGTTGAAATGAGCAACTTTGTAGGTTTTATGCTGGGGGCCTGCGTAGCCAGGGGAATAAAAAAAGTGCTGCTGTGGGGCCACCACGGCAAACTGGTAAAGGTGGCCGCAGGCATTTTTCACACCCATAGCAAAGTGGCGGATGCCCGGCAGGAAACCCTGGCCGCTTTAGCCGCCTTACTGGGTGCAGGGTCCGATATTACTGCTCAAATACTGGACTGCACCACCACCGAAGCAATTGTGGATATTCTAAACCGAGAAAATCTGACTCGCGTGCTTGACCTGGTGGCCCAGCGGGCCAGCGCCAGAGCCACGGCCCATAGCAAAGGGAAACTTGTCGTGGGCACGGCGCTGCTGAATATGCGGGGCGAAGTGCTTGCTTACGACCGGCCTGCATTGGACATCGGGAGGGAACTGGGATGGCAGGTATAA
- the cbiE gene encoding precorrin-6y C5,15-methyltransferase (decarboxylating) subunit CbiE — MAGITVAGVGPGGKEYLTQACIEAAEHADILVGGRRQLELFNHLTAEKYVITADMDELVKYLAGNVRAGKKIVVLASGDPGFYGILSTLNEHLPGFNINVLPGVSSIQLACAKLGLAWHDAFLTSCHGRDYAHLAGAVKKHRKVITLTDPRHNPAELARALVKEGVTAKKVFVACNLSYPDEQITATTLEQLAAVPQWRLNNCVMVIVDE, encoded by the coding sequence ATGGCAGGTATAACTGTGGCCGGGGTGGGACCGGGTGGTAAAGAATATTTAACCCAAGCCTGCATAGAGGCAGCCGAGCATGCTGATATACTGGTGGGCGGCAGGCGACAACTGGAACTGTTCAATCACCTAACCGCGGAAAAATACGTTATTACGGCCGATATGGACGAACTGGTTAAGTACTTGGCCGGTAATGTTCGGGCAGGTAAAAAAATTGTCGTGCTGGCCTCGGGAGACCCGGGTTTTTACGGGATATTATCCACATTAAACGAACACCTGCCCGGCTTTAATATTAATGTACTACCGGGGGTTTCTTCAATACAGCTGGCCTGTGCCAAACTTGGACTGGCCTGGCACGATGCCTTTTTGACCAGCTGCCATGGTCGTGACTATGCACATCTGGCCGGGGCGGTCAAAAAACACCGCAAAGTGATCACCCTTACCGACCCGCGTCACAATCCCGCCGAACTGGCCAGGGCCTTGGTAAAGGAAGGGGTTACCGCCAAGAAAGTGTTCGTAGCTTGTAATTTATCGTATCCCGACGAACAGATCACCGCCACCACCCTGGAACAGCTGGCTGCCGTTCCCCAATGGCGGTTAAATAATTGTGTGATGGTGATTGTCGATGAATAA
- the cbiT gene encoding precorrin-6Y C5,15-methyltransferase (decarboxylating) subunit CbiT, whose amino-acid sequence MNKYWPYTTLGIPDEMFNRNEVPMTKEEIRVLTLAKARLAPKQIVWDIGSGTGSLSVEAALAVPGGTVYAVEKNPRGLEMTAANSERFGVKNVVLVPGEAPTALQGLPAPHRVLVGGSGGQLPQILALVKERLLPGGRLVINAVTVETFSMCTKLLEGWCTGITQINISRSVPTGRVHLWRALNPVYIFTAEKDREEV is encoded by the coding sequence ATGAATAAGTACTGGCCCTATACCACCCTGGGCATTCCGGATGAAATGTTTAACCGCAACGAAGTGCCCATGACCAAAGAGGAAATCAGGGTGCTGACCCTGGCCAAAGCCCGGCTGGCTCCAAAGCAAATTGTCTGGGACATCGGCTCCGGTACTGGTTCGCTATCGGTGGAAGCAGCCTTGGCGGTGCCCGGCGGGACAGTATATGCGGTGGAAAAAAACCCCCGGGGGTTGGAAATGACAGCGGCCAACTCCGAACGATTTGGGGTAAAAAACGTAGTACTGGTGCCGGGAGAAGCACCAACCGCGCTGCAAGGTTTACCAGCACCGCACCGTGTACTGGTTGGAGGCAGCGGCGGGCAATTACCCCAAATACTGGCGCTGGTTAAGGAAAGGCTGCTCCCCGGAGGCCGGCTGGTAATCAACGCCGTCACCGTGGAAACATTTAGCATGTGCACCAAATTGCTTGAAGGTTGGTGTACAGGCATTACCCAAATAAACATATCCCGGTCGGTGCCCACGGGCAGAGTACACCTGTGGCGCGCTTTGAACCCGGTTTATATTTTTACTGCGGAAAAAGACAGGGAGGAAGTGTAA
- the cobI gene encoding precorrin-2 C(20)-methyltransferase produces MTGTFYGIGVGPGDPELLTLKAQRILSAVDVLCVPKSKMEKDSLALSVVRKAVPKEHTLLELQFPMSRDQAILEQSWQQAGARVAGELLAGRDVAFITIGDPTLYSTYGYLLRYLRNLYPDVPTETVPGVSSITACPAYIQEPLVEGDEKLAIIPAAYDLQDLHQILDIFDTVVLMKVNRQLPKLLQFLKNCGNFTTHFVHRCGYPDQFATREPETILDQKLHYMSLMIVKKRRDSQ; encoded by the coding sequence TTGACTGGCACATTTTATGGCATTGGCGTGGGACCCGGCGATCCGGAACTACTCACCTTGAAAGCGCAACGGATTTTATCGGCTGTGGACGTACTGTGCGTGCCCAAATCAAAAATGGAGAAGGACAGCTTGGCCCTCTCCGTTGTCCGGAAGGCCGTGCCAAAAGAACACACTTTATTGGAACTGCAGTTTCCCATGTCCAGAGATCAAGCAATCTTGGAACAGAGCTGGCAACAGGCCGGCGCCCGGGTGGCCGGAGAATTGCTCGCCGGCCGGGATGTTGCTTTCATTACCATAGGCGACCCCACCCTGTACAGCACTTACGGTTACCTGCTACGTTATTTGCGTAACCTGTACCCGGATGTGCCCACAGAAACCGTGCCCGGGGTTTCCTCAATTACCGCTTGCCCGGCCTATATCCAGGAACCGCTGGTGGAGGGTGATGAAAAGCTGGCGATAATCCCGGCCGCTTATGATTTGCAGGATTTACACCAAATATTAGATATTTTTGATACCGTGGTATTAATGAAGGTAAACCGGCAATTGCCCAAGCTTTTGCAATTTTTAAAGAACTGCGGCAATTTTACAACGCATTTTGTGCATCGCTGCGGGTACCCGGACCAATTCGCCACCCGAGAACCAGAAACCATACTAGACCAAAAACTACATTATATGTCACTGATGATTGTGAAAAAGCGGAGGGATAGCCAATGA
- the cobM gene encoding precorrin-4 C(11)-methyltransferase has translation MIYFVGAGPGDPDLITVKGAELLARSQVVIYAGSLVNKELLSRCAPGTEIYNSANMTLQQITGIMIEAHRAGRDVVRLHTGDPSLYGAIQEQMDILREAEVPFAVVPGVSSFVAAAAAIPHELTLPGVTQTVILTRFKGRTEVPATESMASLAAHQATMCIFLSVHLIDQLTSELLAGGYPEDTPVVVVEKASWPDERIIHGTISDISARVQQADITRTAMILVGASFKADYTPSKLYDRNFSHGFRRGNQ, from the coding sequence ATGATTTATTTCGTCGGCGCAGGTCCGGGAGACCCGGATTTAATTACAGTCAAAGGGGCGGAGTTGCTGGCCCGGTCCCAGGTGGTTATTTACGCGGGTTCGCTGGTAAATAAAGAATTACTGAGCAGGTGCGCACCGGGGACCGAAATATACAACAGCGCCAATATGACCCTGCAGCAAATCACCGGTATCATGATCGAAGCTCACCGTGCCGGGAGAGATGTGGTGCGGCTGCATACCGGTGACCCGTCCCTTTATGGTGCCATTCAAGAACAAATGGATATTCTGCGGGAGGCAGAGGTGCCCTTTGCCGTGGTGCCCGGCGTAAGCTCCTTTGTGGCGGCTGCGGCGGCAATTCCCCACGAGCTTACCCTGCCCGGTGTAACCCAAACTGTGATATTAACCAGGTTCAAGGGTCGCACTGAAGTGCCTGCTACGGAGTCCATGGCGAGCCTGGCCGCCCATCAGGCCACCATGTGTATCTTTTTAAGCGTACATTTAATCGATCAATTGACCAGTGAGCTGCTGGCCGGCGGTTATCCCGAGGATACCCCGGTGGTGGTGGTTGAGAAAGCTTCCTGGCCCGATGAACGTATTATACACGGGACCATATCCGATATCAGTGCCCGGGTACAGCAGGCCGATATTACCCGTACGGCCATGATTCTGGTGGGAGCATCTTTTAAAGCCGATTACACACCCTCAAAACTCTACGACCGGAATTTCAGTCACGGTTTTCGCAGGGGCAACCAGTGA
- a CDS encoding cobalt-precorrin 5A hydrolase, with translation MNTAIICITARGYQLGQKIKNTLTTTVDPGNVVLYAPNRSFADPAKAIIYRELAPLVQIVFSSYHQIIFIMALGIVVRMLAPHIRSKTTDPAVVVLDEAGQHAISVLSGHLGGANQLARQIARDTGARPVITTATDVHGLPALDDLAREYNMAIDPLAAVRRVNSAIVNGERVYIYTDINIPIEPTDQIKIYSVGDYPVPGNQTAYHVVITNGRPAQPLANTMFLRPRNLVAGVGCRSGTTGEKILAALQQALDICRLSLLSLRAIATIDQKAGEKGLQQAAATLKLPLVSFSREQINSFISNANPTLKRSEFVLKNMGVPGVCEPAALLATRKGELILAKQKFQGITVALAEDRYW, from the coding sequence GTGAACACCGCTATTATCTGTATCACTGCCCGGGGATACCAACTGGGCCAAAAAATAAAAAACACATTGACCACCACTGTTGACCCTGGCAACGTTGTATTATACGCTCCAAACCGGTCGTTTGCCGACCCGGCTAAGGCCATTATTTACAGAGAGCTGGCTCCGCTGGTGCAAATTGTTTTCAGCAGCTACCACCAAATTATATTTATTATGGCCCTTGGTATCGTTGTGCGCATGCTGGCCCCGCATATCCGCAGTAAAACAACGGATCCCGCGGTGGTGGTGCTGGATGAGGCAGGCCAGCACGCCATCAGTGTTCTCTCGGGACATTTGGGTGGTGCCAACCAACTGGCACGCCAGATAGCCAGGGACACCGGTGCCCGGCCTGTAATCACTACAGCCACCGATGTACACGGTTTGCCCGCTCTGGATGATTTGGCACGGGAATACAACATGGCTATTGATCCCCTGGCGGCGGTACGCCGGGTTAACAGCGCCATCGTAAACGGGGAAAGGGTGTATATTTATACCGATATCAATATACCCATTGAGCCTACTGATCAAATTAAAATATATTCCGTCGGTGACTACCCGGTTCCAGGCAATCAAACGGCTTATCATGTAGTTATCACAAACGGGCGCCCCGCCCAGCCTTTGGCCAACACCATGTTTTTACGGCCCCGCAATCTGGTGGCTGGTGTGGGCTGCCGGTCCGGAACAACGGGGGAAAAAATACTGGCCGCTCTTCAACAAGCTTTGGATATTTGCCGGCTATCTCTATTAAGCCTGCGGGCCATTGCCACCATAGACCAAAAGGCAGGTGAAAAGGGACTGCAACAGGCGGCTGCCACGCTAAAACTCCCGCTGGTCAGCTTTTCCCGGGAGCAAATTAACTCATTTATATCAAATGCAAACCCAACGCTTAAGCGTTCTGAATTTGTTCTAAAGAATATGGGAGTGCCGGGAGTATGTGAACCGGCGGCACTCCTTGCAACAAGAAAGGGTGAATTAATATTAGCCAAGCAGAAATTTCAGGGCATAACGGTGGCACTGGCGGAGGATCGATACTGGTAA
- the cobJ gene encoding precorrin-3B C(17)-methyltransferase, giving the protein MVIGTGPGATADLSARALEALQSADVIVGYKTYIDLIKDLIQDRKVISTGMTREKERCAAAIEQAAAGHRVAVVSSGDPGVYGMAGLILEMLEARDQLKTTPVKIIPGITSATASAARLGAPLMHDFAVISLSDLLTPWETIEKRLVAAARADFVIVLYNPASKKRDWQIKKAREICLYYKAPTTPVGIVKNAAREDEEIYITDLSGMLDYPIDMLTTVIVGNRSTRRVEGFIITPRGYVL; this is encoded by the coding sequence CTGGTAATCGGTACCGGACCAGGAGCAACGGCCGACTTGAGCGCCCGGGCACTGGAGGCCCTGCAATCCGCCGATGTTATAGTTGGTTATAAAACGTATATAGATTTAATAAAAGATTTAATTCAGGACAGAAAAGTGATCAGCACCGGTATGACCAGGGAAAAAGAGCGCTGTGCAGCGGCTATAGAACAAGCCGCAGCCGGGCACCGGGTAGCAGTGGTCAGCAGCGGCGACCCGGGTGTGTATGGCATGGCAGGGTTAATACTGGAGATGCTGGAGGCAAGAGACCAATTAAAAACCACACCGGTAAAAATTATTCCCGGTATTACCTCGGCCACCGCATCTGCGGCCCGGTTGGGCGCACCGCTGATGCATGATTTCGCAGTGATCAGCCTCAGCGATTTGTTAACACCCTGGGAAACCATTGAAAAAAGACTGGTGGCAGCAGCCAGAGCCGACTTTGTTATTGTATTGTACAACCCGGCCAGTAAAAAAAGAGACTGGCAAATTAAAAAAGCCAGGGAAATATGTCTTTATTATAAAGCCCCAACCACCCCGGTGGGTATAGTTAAAAACGCCGCCAGGGAAGACGAAGAAATATATATCACCGATTTGTCGGGTATGCTGGATTACCCCATAGACATGCTCACCACCGTTATTGTGGGTAACCGGTCCACCAGGCGGGTGGAAGGATTCATCATTACCCCCCGGGGATATGTCCTATGA
- the cobK gene encoding precorrin-6A reductase, which yields MILVLGGTSESRELVTILAELGKPMIVCTATAYGGQLLETSGGTAKIVTGRLNEDDLAGLITTHKVSVLVDATHPFAELATDTAQKACNRTGILYLRFERASLPLPRHPLVIPVESYREAAGRAVALAKKTIFITTGTKTLSLFTGAARAAGLRVVARILPDPSGLSHCLNLGITPGDIIAMQGPFSVDMNKALLNHYNADVLVTKESGTTGGSDTKINAALELSIPAIVIKRPPPPAGATSNPDELIDMIIKHTG from the coding sequence ATGATTTTGGTGCTGGGGGGTACTTCGGAAAGCCGGGAACTGGTCACTATACTGGCTGAACTTGGCAAGCCAATGATTGTCTGTACTGCCACCGCCTATGGTGGACAACTGCTCGAAACCTCCGGCGGTACAGCAAAAATAGTTACGGGCCGTTTAAATGAAGATGACCTGGCCGGTTTAATAACCACCCATAAAGTGTCGGTTCTGGTTGACGCAACGCACCCCTTTGCAGAACTGGCCACGGATACAGCCCAAAAAGCCTGTAACCGTACAGGAATCTTATACCTGCGTTTTGAGAGAGCATCATTACCACTACCCCGTCACCCGCTGGTGATACCGGTGGAAAGTTACCGGGAAGCGGCCGGCCGGGCGGTGGCGCTGGCAAAGAAAACTATTTTCATCACCACGGGTACCAAAACGCTGTCTTTGTTTACCGGCGCCGCCAGGGCTGCCGGGCTGAGGGTAGTAGCCCGCATTCTACCCGACCCATCCGGGCTAAGCCATTGCCTGAACCTGGGGATTACACCGGGTGACATCATAGCTATGCAGGGTCCCTTTTCAGTGGATATGAACAAAGCACTACTGAATCATTATAACGCCGATGTTCTGGTTACCAAGGAAAGCGGTACAACCGGCGGCTCCGATACCAAAATAAATGCCGCCCTGGAGCTTTCCATACCGGCGATAGTAATAAAAAGACCCCCTCCTCCGGCCGGGGCTACGTCAAATCCAGATGAACTGATTGATATGATTATCAAGCACACGGGGTAG
- a CDS encoding sirohydrochlorin chelatase has protein sequence MKTGVIILSHGSRLPEAQATLQKITAMVESSANEDFLIEGAALQFNQPDLPTAIARIIDRGAERVVVVPLFLYLGLHMQRDIPEILAAQRNLYPNISISMSEHIGADPRLQEIIMDRVRGAVI, from the coding sequence TTGAAAACTGGGGTTATCATACTAAGTCACGGCAGCCGGTTGCCTGAAGCCCAGGCTACTTTGCAGAAAATCACTGCCATGGTTGAATCATCAGCAAACGAAGATTTTTTAATCGAAGGCGCAGCCCTGCAGTTTAATCAGCCCGATTTACCCACAGCCATTGCCCGCATTATAGACCGGGGTGCAGAGCGAGTGGTTGTGGTACCTCTCTTTCTTTACCTGGGCCTGCACATGCAGCGGGATATCCCGGAAATTCTGGCAGCCCAAAGAAATCTTTACCCAAACATTAGTATATCCATGTCCGAACATATTGGCGCGGATCCCCGCTTGCAGGAAATTATTATGGACCGGGTCAGGGGGGCAGTGATTTGA